In Streptomyces sp. TS71-3, the following proteins share a genomic window:
- a CDS encoding heparin lyase I family protein — protein sequence MLRRQGLAGSSAIAVLCLVLAAGQASASTIWSADAASGGSPAQVFGNIGTGNCETNTISAVTDSTRGKVWRYLKPKGSNRCESRGVRVDGEMYRFTNNATYYIGWQFKLSSTTDNNAVFQWKSYEDHIQNYPVVLKMIGGRLTMLQRQPDGVETLPWSQAISANQWNHVVLGIHTSSELKGGWVELYVNGRQQTFEDGQKRYACRTWDSYNDVKWGVYGASGTEVSDHVDDQRIGTAYADVD from the coding sequence GTGTTACGCAGACAGGGGCTCGCGGGATCGTCGGCCATCGCCGTGCTCTGCCTGGTGCTCGCCGCCGGACAGGCCAGCGCCTCGACGATCTGGAGCGCGGACGCCGCGAGCGGTGGGTCGCCGGCCCAGGTGTTCGGCAACATCGGCACCGGCAACTGCGAGACGAACACCATCTCGGCCGTCACCGACTCCACGCGGGGAAAGGTGTGGCGCTACCTGAAGCCCAAGGGCTCGAACAGGTGCGAGAGCCGCGGAGTCAGGGTCGACGGCGAGATGTACCGCTTCACGAACAACGCCACCTACTACATCGGCTGGCAGTTCAAGCTCTCCAGCACCACGGACAACAACGCCGTCTTCCAGTGGAAGTCCTACGAGGACCACATCCAGAACTATCCGGTCGTCCTGAAGATGATCGGCGGCCGGCTGACGATGTTGCAGCGCCAGCCCGATGGCGTCGAGACGCTGCCCTGGTCGCAGGCGATCAGCGCCAACCAGTGGAACCACGTGGTGCTCGGAATCCACACCTCCAGCGAGCTCAAGGGCGGCTGGGTCGAGCTGTACGTGAACGGCAGGCAGCAGACGTTCGAGGACGGGCAGAAGCGCTACGCGTGCCGCACCTGGGACAGCTACAACGACGTCAAGTGGGGCGTGTACGGGGCCTCCGGCACCGAGGTCAGCGACCACGTCGACGACCAGCGGATCGGAACGGCCTACGCGGACGTCGACTGA
- a CDS encoding nuclear transport factor 2 family protein — protein sequence MISADALKAAWEGLLGPMELTQHMLTSHVVSVDGDEATVNYHLEALHHHSALGESEDVNTWIFYGRGSHGLRRSSGSWKVASVRLAVVHSVGNKNMPAAIMAAEGSSASSGN from the coding sequence GTGATCTCGGCCGACGCCCTGAAGGCTGCCTGGGAGGGCCTGCTCGGCCCCATGGAGCTCACCCAGCACATGCTCACCAGCCACGTTGTCAGCGTCGACGGCGACGAGGCCACCGTGAACTACCACCTGGAAGCGCTGCATCATCATTCCGCTCTCGGCGAGAGCGAGGACGTCAACACATGGATCTTTTACGGCCGAGGGTCACACGGGTTGAGGCGCAGCTCCGGAAGCTGGAAAGTCGCCTCCGTACGACTCGCCGTCGTCCACAGCGTCGGGAACAAGAACATGCCCGCCGCCATCATGGCCGCGGAAGGGTCGTCCGCGTCGTCAGGGAACTGA